One Micromonospora sp. WMMD812 genomic window carries:
- a CDS encoding TetR family transcriptional regulator, whose translation MTAAAPRTRRSDATRAAILRAARERFAADGYERATIRAIAADARIDPSMVMRYYGSKEGLFAAAAEFDLRLPDLTDVPPARLGRVLVGHFLDRWEGDETLAALLRAASTNPGAAEKMRDLFASQLSAAVARFGTDPATTGRRAGLVASQILGLAFTRYIVRLPPMAEMTPHELVAWVAPTIQRYLTGQPEE comes from the coding sequence CCCGCCGCTCCGACGCCACCCGCGCCGCCATCCTGCGTGCGGCCCGCGAGCGGTTCGCCGCCGACGGGTACGAGCGCGCGACCATCCGGGCCATAGCGGCCGACGCGCGGATCGACCCGTCGATGGTGATGCGCTACTACGGCAGCAAGGAGGGGCTGTTCGCGGCGGCGGCCGAGTTCGACCTGCGGCTGCCCGACCTGACCGACGTCCCGCCCGCCCGGCTCGGTCGAGTGCTCGTCGGCCACTTCCTCGACCGCTGGGAGGGCGACGAGACCCTCGCGGCGCTGCTGCGGGCCGCCAGCACCAACCCGGGCGCGGCCGAGAAGATGCGCGACCTCTTCGCCAGCCAGCTCAGCGCGGCCGTGGCCCGGTTCGGCACCGACCCGGCGACCACCGGCCGACGGGCCGGGCTGGTGGCCAGTCAGATCCTCGGCCTCGCCTTCACCCGCTACATCGTCCGTCTGCCGCCGATGGCCGAGATGACGCCGCACGAGCTGGTCGCCTGGGTCGCGCCGACGATCCAGCGCTACCTGACCGGTCAGCCCGAGGAGTGA
- a CDS encoding SigE family RNA polymerase sigma factor, whose translation MAPTASDGRDGYVAFVENHQHRLLRAAYLVCGNRHQAEDLLQDALLKLALRWTSVREGDPAAYVRTILYRDAVSWWRRRRREWLSAQPPDQVGADRDGALRLALHDALSQLPPRQRAVLVLRYYEDLTETATAQVLGVTVGTVKSQCHAGLRRLREVAPELGREDGLTSGMEVNP comes from the coding sequence ATGGCACCGACGGCAAGCGACGGGCGGGACGGTTACGTCGCCTTTGTGGAGAACCATCAGCACCGGCTGCTGCGCGCGGCCTACCTGGTCTGCGGCAACCGGCACCAGGCCGAGGACCTCCTCCAGGACGCGCTGCTGAAGCTGGCGCTGCGCTGGACCAGCGTGCGCGAGGGCGACCCGGCCGCGTACGTGCGGACGATCCTCTACCGGGACGCGGTGTCCTGGTGGCGGCGACGACGCCGCGAGTGGCTGAGCGCGCAACCTCCGGACCAGGTGGGCGCCGACCGGGACGGCGCGCTCCGACTCGCGCTGCACGACGCGCTCAGCCAACTGCCGCCGCGCCAACGGGCGGTGCTGGTGCTGCGCTACTACGAGGACCTGACCGAGACGGCGACCGCCCAGGTGCTGGGCGTGACGGTGGGCACGGTGAAGAGCCAGTGCCACGCCGGGCTGCGCCGGCTCCGCGAGGTGGCGCCGGAACTGGGCCGCGAGGACGGCCTGACCAGCGGGATGGAGGTGAACCCGTGA
- a CDS encoding sulfurtransferase, with translation MSVPSDPDPRLQAYADPQRLVTTEWLAEHLGDEGLVVIESDEDVLLYDTGHIPGAVKVDWHLELNDQVTRDYLDAKSFAELCAAKGIGRNDTVVFYGDNFNWWAAYALWVFSLFGHPDVRLVDGGRQKWIAEGRELSREKVTRPRADYPVPQRDDAPIRAYREQVMAHVAAGRPLVDVRSPGEYTGEMLHMPDYPQEGALRGGHIPGAVNKPWKSAANDDGTFKSPDELRAIYADQLGLTPDDDIVAYCRIGERSSHTWFVLRHLLGYLQVRNYDGSWTEWGNLVRAPVAKGDQPGGLNP, from the coding sequence ATGTCTGTGCCGAGCGATCCTGATCCGCGCCTGCAGGCGTACGCGGATCCGCAGCGCCTGGTCACCACCGAGTGGCTGGCCGAGCACCTGGGCGACGAGGGCCTCGTCGTCATCGAGTCCGACGAGGACGTGCTGCTCTACGACACCGGGCACATCCCGGGCGCCGTCAAGGTGGACTGGCACCTGGAACTGAACGACCAGGTGACCCGCGACTACCTGGACGCCAAGAGTTTCGCGGAGCTGTGTGCCGCCAAGGGCATCGGCCGCAACGACACGGTGGTGTTCTACGGCGACAACTTCAACTGGTGGGCCGCGTACGCCCTCTGGGTCTTCTCGCTCTTCGGCCACCCGGACGTGCGGCTGGTCGACGGCGGTCGGCAGAAGTGGATCGCCGAGGGGCGGGAGCTGAGCCGCGAGAAGGTGACCCGGCCCCGGGCCGACTACCCGGTGCCGCAGCGGGACGACGCGCCGATCCGGGCCTACCGCGAGCAGGTGATGGCGCACGTCGCCGCCGGGCGGCCGCTGGTCGACGTCCGTTCGCCCGGCGAGTACACCGGCGAGATGCTGCACATGCCGGACTACCCGCAGGAGGGCGCGCTGCGCGGCGGCCACATCCCGGGGGCGGTCAACAAGCCGTGGAAGTCCGCGGCCAACGACGACGGCACGTTCAAGTCCCCGGACGAGCTGCGGGCGATCTACGCCGACCAGCTCGGGTTGACCCCGGACGACGACATTGTGGCGTACTGCCGGATCGGTGAGCGGTCCAGCCACACCTGGTTCGTGCTGCGGCACCTGCTCGGCTACCTGCAGGTGCGCAACTACGACGGCTCGTGGACCGAGTGGGGCAACCTGGTCCGGGCTCCCGTCGCCAAGGGCGACCAGCCGGGCGGCCTCAACCCCTGA
- a CDS encoding SGNH/GDSL hydrolase family protein, whose protein sequence is MRWRSFVAVGDSFTEGMDDPYPDGTYRGWADLVATRLAAEAGPDFRYANLAIRGRLFPNIVDQQVPEAVAMKPDLISFAAGGNDVLRRTFDGADLISRFDEVVRELRSGGADVIVFRFADVMARLPGQRLVAPRVELLNQAVGETAERHGAILVDLYADDTYLNPMLWSTDRLHLSPAGHRRVAGQVLTALGVGCDEEWLMVPPHPAPTPWLASRAADLRWVGQHLAPWLKRRLTGRSSGDTVTAKRPALGPVGD, encoded by the coding sequence GTGCGCTGGCGGAGTTTCGTGGCGGTCGGAGACAGCTTCACCGAGGGAATGGACGACCCGTACCCGGACGGCACCTACCGGGGCTGGGCCGACCTGGTCGCCACCCGGCTGGCGGCCGAGGCCGGGCCGGACTTCCGCTACGCGAACCTCGCCATCCGGGGGCGGCTCTTCCCGAACATCGTCGACCAGCAGGTGCCGGAGGCAGTCGCGATGAAGCCGGACCTGATCAGCTTCGCGGCCGGCGGCAACGACGTGCTGCGCCGCACCTTCGACGGCGCGGACCTGATCAGCCGGTTCGACGAGGTGGTCCGCGAACTCCGCTCCGGCGGCGCCGACGTGATCGTCTTCCGGTTCGCCGACGTGATGGCCCGGCTCCCCGGCCAGCGTCTGGTCGCGCCCCGGGTCGAGCTGCTCAACCAGGCCGTCGGCGAGACCGCCGAGCGGCACGGGGCGATCCTGGTCGACCTGTACGCCGACGACACGTACCTCAACCCGATGCTGTGGAGCACCGACCGGCTGCACCTCTCTCCGGCCGGGCACCGCCGGGTGGCCGGCCAGGTGCTGACCGCGCTGGGCGTGGGCTGCGACGAGGAGTGGCTGATGGTGCCGCCGCACCCGGCACCGACGCCGTGGCTCGCCTCCCGCGCGGCCGACCTGCGCTGGGTCGGCCAGCACCTGGCGCCCTGGCTCAAGCGCCGGCTGACCGGCCGGTCGTCCGGCGACACCGTAACCGCGAAACGCCCGGCGCTCGGCCCGGTCGGCGACTGA
- a CDS encoding helix-turn-helix transcriptional regulator has translation MEGEPTAELIRAQLRRLRLNADLSQEEFGKLVHFSGSQVSAVELGQRPLDRFILGRADEVLKTGGLLSSLLKMAERDGQPSWFRPWLEAERNAQQLRCYQPSLVPGLLQTENYARALIRCDDGITNDEVERRLAVRMDRQSIFLRADPPMFVAVIEEPVLRRADEGFRGLMTQQIDHLIGCAENPHISVHVIPAVVSVHVGLVGPFVLALGNDGGWIGHLETQLGGMVVDRDEDLSILLSRWESVRSEALPRRQSIELMKEVMTSWS, from the coding sequence GTGGAAGGTGAACCGACGGCCGAGCTGATCCGGGCACAACTGCGGCGGCTGCGGCTGAACGCCGACCTGAGTCAGGAGGAGTTCGGGAAGCTCGTGCACTTCTCGGGCTCGCAGGTGTCCGCCGTCGAGTTGGGCCAACGGCCGCTCGACCGGTTCATCCTCGGGCGGGCCGACGAGGTGCTGAAGACCGGCGGCCTGCTCAGCTCCCTGCTGAAGATGGCCGAGCGCGACGGCCAACCAAGCTGGTTCCGCCCCTGGCTCGAAGCGGAGCGCAACGCCCAGCAGCTGCGCTGTTATCAGCCGAGCCTGGTACCCGGCCTGCTCCAGACCGAGAACTACGCCCGGGCGCTGATCCGGTGCGACGACGGCATCACCAATGACGAGGTGGAGCGGCGCTTGGCCGTGCGGATGGACCGCCAGTCCATCTTCCTCCGCGCCGATCCGCCCATGTTCGTGGCGGTCATCGAGGAGCCGGTGCTGCGGCGCGCGGACGAGGGCTTTCGTGGACTGATGACCCAGCAGATCGACCATCTGATCGGGTGCGCGGAGAACCCGCACATCAGCGTGCACGTCATTCCCGCGGTGGTCAGTGTGCACGTCGGCCTGGTCGGGCCCTTCGTTCTGGCCCTCGGCAACGATGGCGGATGGATCGGTCACCTGGAGACCCAGCTCGGCGGCATGGTGGTCGACAGGGATGAGGATCTGTCTATCCTGCTGTCGAGGTGGGAGAGCGTCCGAAGTGAGGCACTGCCTCGCCGGCAGTCGATCGAGCTGATGAAGGAAGTGATGACGTCATGGAGCTGA
- a CDS encoding DUF397 domain-containing protein, producing MELIGAVWRTSTRSGTQGECVEVADNLPGVVLVRDSKDRSGAVLTLDPRTWRSFVEYAKRH from the coding sequence ATGGAGCTGATCGGAGCCGTCTGGCGCACGTCCACTCGCAGCGGCACCCAGGGCGAGTGCGTCGAGGTGGCCGACAACTTGCCCGGTGTGGTGCTCGTGCGCGACAGCAAGGATCGGTCCGGCGCGGTGCTCACCCTCGACCCGCGGACCTGGCGGTCGTTCGTGGAGTACGCCAAGCGCCACTGA
- a CDS encoding SigE family RNA polymerase sigma factor: MDPLLSEFDSFVRTRTPALLRSAYLLTGDQHLAEDLVQSALARTHRSWNRLHHSGNAEAYTRRTMYHLQVSWWRRRRVAESMPGDLPEPRGGDSAPDHAHQTTLRLTLRAALARLSAKQRAVLVLRFFEDRTEVEAADLLGVTVGTVKSQTAKALAKLRTVAPELAELYVLEGSTR; this comes from the coding sequence GTGGACCCTCTGCTGAGTGAGTTCGACTCGTTCGTCCGTACCCGAACGCCGGCGCTGCTGCGCTCGGCCTACCTGTTGACCGGCGACCAGCACCTCGCCGAGGACCTGGTCCAGTCGGCGCTGGCCAGGACCCACCGCTCGTGGAACCGGCTGCACCACAGCGGCAACGCCGAGGCGTACACCCGCCGGACGATGTACCACCTCCAGGTCTCCTGGTGGCGGCGGCGCCGGGTGGCCGAGTCGATGCCGGGCGACCTGCCCGAGCCACGCGGAGGCGACTCGGCCCCCGACCACGCCCACCAGACGACCCTGCGGCTCACCCTGCGGGCCGCGCTGGCCAGGCTCTCCGCGAAGCAGCGCGCCGTGCTGGTGCTGCGCTTCTTCGAGGACCGCACCGAGGTCGAGGCCGCCGACCTGCTCGGCGTCACCGTTGGCACCGTCAAGAGCCAGACCGCCAAGGCGCTGGCCAAGTTGCGCACCGTCGCCCCCGAACTCGCCGAGCTGTACGTCCTGGAAGGGAGCACCCGATGA